In Drosophila miranda strain MSH22 chromosome XR, D.miranda_PacBio2.1, whole genome shotgun sequence, the genomic window GATGAATTGCTCCATGGTAATCTCAAAGAGGGAAAGTGTAACTTAAGCCGTTGCACAAGCGGCTTATCAAAATCCGTACCCAAAACTCAAACTATTGAGAAGATGATGGCTTGTAGTAACAATCCACCCATGGAGCATAATTTGGTAGACTCAACATCTGTTACGTGTAGGTCGATATGTGAATTAAAAGAGGGTCCTACAACGAGGCAACACAAAGATAACAACGACCCAGACTCTGAGCCTAGTTTTGTTCGCAGCTTTATTATAAAAAATTCAGAGCAAGATGCCCTAAATCCAGTAAGCAACAGACCGTTTGATTTGGATGAGTTGGGTCGCAAGCATAGCCATGAGCTAGAGCTGTTGCAGCGTAAATCCGCGGAGGTATCAACAAAAAACGTGCAGGGCCTTAAAATGGCCAGCAAGTTAGGTACTCTATATAAACAGACAGATAGTTTTTTAAGTAACGATGAGGCAATCAAACGCGAGCATGAGGTAAGGCTAAAGAACCTGAGACATGAATACGATTTGCGCTTCACATCGCACCAGCACCAACTCGAAGAAGCGTTCGAGAGTCAAATTGAAAAATATCGGGGCAAGCTGGAGCTTCAGCTGCAAAGCAAGCGTTCTCTAATAATAAGCGAACATAAGGCTCGAGTGGCCATACTGCAGAGTAACCATTCTGAGATTCTCAATGAGTTAGAGCGTGACCTCCATAGTGAGGAAGAGATTCTTCGCCGCGAGCAAGCAGTCAGGCTATCACAAATGCGGGACAATTTTGCCCATGAGCTAGAATTGGAAAAGAAACGATTTCGCGAGAAGGGTGAGGAGAGACTCTACGAGAAAGTTCGCTGTGAAAAACGTTTACTTGAGGACAAATATCGTTGTCTCAAAGAAAAATACGTAAGACTTAAAACGGACGTTAGACTGTCCTTAGAACGACGCAATCGACGACGCGAGGTACTCGCTTTTCAGCAAAATAGCCAAAATAATAAGACCAACGCTACCATTGGCTCTGAAACGGAGCGCTCTTTATCCAAAAATCCTATTGAAAATAGGGAACATCACTCAGTGAGCTACTCAGATAAGGCAGTCAAAGGCAGCTTAAAAGAAAAACCACTGGGGCTTCCAAAGACACAGCTTAATAAGCAGAATATCAGCAGCAAATGTATCGGGCAGCGGCAGCTCAAGAATGAGACGAACACCTCAATCAGTCAGTCGGACACAACGTTATCAAATAACTACTCCAATGGTCGTTATTTACCTGTTTCACAACCCACAAGCTGCATAGGGTATGGTACAGTCAAGCTAAGCGGAAACAGAAATTCAGACGCGGAAGTTCAAgagaaaaacaacaacagcaatcaGCTTAAGGAACTTGGAGGGTCACGGAAGAGAGTCTTTTCACGCGCTAAATCAGCATCAACCTCTAGACTTAACTCCGATTATAAATATCAACTGGAACATCCGTTCACTCCTGTTGAAAATTTACGGCACCAACTGCGAAAGCTAGAGGATTTAGAGGATCAGTTTCCAGATCATGCGGTTGACGCCACTTTTCATCTTCGATACCCGTTTACCGATATTTCCAACGATCATGCTATTGAGGGTGTGGGCTCGGAACTGGAATTTTTTAAACATCGCATACATATGGAACGGGACTCAGTACGTCGAGCCAAGGAATCTTTGAAAAAAGACCGTAGTGACTTTAGGTTACGGCAACGCGATATAAAGCAGCGGATCAAGACTCCCCCTTTGTTACCTAAGCAGTGGGTGGACCAGCATATCCAAGAGGAAAAAGAATTAACCGAGATGGAAGTAAACCTACATCGCACACGTGCTTTGTTAGGTGAGAAGGTTATAAGGCTAAAGCATCTAGAACGGAGCCTGCTCTGCATGTACGAGCAAGAGAAGCGCGGTACCAATCTGGATCACAAGGATGATGCTGCAACGCTTAGCGATCTTTCGTCGCAATCCAGTTCTGGCTTTAGCAGCACTGATTTCGCCAGTGGCGCAGATCTTCAGAAGCGCAGAGAATACTTTCAACAGGAATCCATCGAATGGATTCAGAATCTTGAAGTTCTTAACGAAGAGATTTGTGAAATTCTTGACATACTAAGTCAAACTCAACAAAAACACCATCATCAAAAATCATTATCGACCATGGCCATACAATTTTCTAACGACCTTAAGTGGACACACATACTTAGCCAGCAGGATAACGTAACGGCTATAGTTTCTCCGTTTCAAGCAAGCAACTCAACATCTAGCCATGGTATCAGCGATAGCAGTGGTATCGAGGCGGTACCTGTATCTCAACCAAAACCAACAATTGCGGATCGTCTTGAGACCTATCGCCAATTAGCTGCTGGACATATGCACGGCTCGATGGGTGGTGCGATTCTGGCGGCCAATAGTATCGTCTCCCAAAATCGACGGCCTGTAAACTATTCGACCAGTTTGGTGAAACGCTCTCGCGACCTTCGCGATTGGCTGCGTCGTGCCAAAACGGAGCATGAGCTGCTAATCGGCACTGGAATTCAACACGGAATCACAGAGAAAACCAAAATTGCTGGTATCAGCGAAGTTAATGGTGAAAGTGATTATAATTCAATCTGTAATTAATGCAGCCGCAAAAGGGTGAAGCTCTGCAAGTGGGCAcaccatttaaaaaaaaaaaaccagtaGAGTGGAGTGTTTTGACCATAATATGCAATGCGATCTAGAATGTTTGTCTGTTATGTGCTGTATTACTTATTAGCCGACCGTTTGGAAGTCAAATGATTAAAGAGAATATCCATTTAAAAATGAAAGCGACTGACTTCCATAATTTTTTTCATTTGGTCTATTTTACATCTTAGCGTAGGACTTGGCATTTCACTCATGTGTTTAACGCAGGCAAGGAAACAGCTAAATTATGAAGTAGTTAAATTGTTAACTGTTCAATAAGCCCGTGTCTATTTTAACCTCCCATATAACAAATATTGAGACAACACTGCTACTGTCAACAGCTCATTTCTGTCAAAACTTGAAAAATCTGCGTTATTTAGCTTGTGTTTGACAGGCATTGATGGCCTATTTTAATTCGTGTGAGTTCATAAAGAATTTTTTTGCGGAAAAAATATCACTCAATCAAGGCAAAGTCATCACAATCAATTCCAAGAGTAAAATAGTATATTACTGAATTTCATTGTGGCCGTAAAAGCACAAACGATGCCGAACGTCCTGGACGCCCAGTTTGTGCCCAGATTGTGGAAGCCGTAGGCTTATCAATGGGCTCAGTGGTTTCAATTTTGAATGAACACTTGCGCATGAGAAACCGTTCCGTTGCCGCGCGTGTGATAGCTTTGATTTCCATAAATGATTTCCATAACCACCCTGAGCGATTATTTCTTGAACCTGAAGAAATGGCTCGACGGAAAGGCACTTGAGTCTAACAGTGAGGTCATCTCACAAAAAAGCCTACTTTGAAGCTCTCGAGAAGGGATACAAATATTAGCGAATCGTTGGACCATGCTGAAAAAACCTGTGTTTTATTCATAAAGTCACCGACCTCCGAAAGTAATAGCCCTCGTAAACTTCGTGGAAATGCCAACTGAGGCTAAAAAATGAAAAGTCAATAAAAACACATTGAAACTGAGCCAACGGAAATTGAACCAATTGGCACATAATTTCGTTAGCTTCGATGAAAACCTATTCAAATAAGAAAAGTTAGTTTTTCGCggttttttgttatttttatagTCATGATCTCCCATAAGAACGATGATTCTTAATAAAAATGTTTCCTCAAAGTGTCTCTTAAAAGTCAACTATGTTGTTTGACAAGGAAATATGAAGTGATTCATAGAAAAATGTAAGGTGATAAAGTAAAAAAGACACATGAAAAAAAACGTTCTCGACCCGTACGTAAAGAACAATAATTTATTGTGTAAATACTCGATAGGAACCTACATTAATCctctttaaaaaaaaaacgaggtggaacgttgtgagttgctgcggacaccgcaactctacagttatacccgatactaagtcagtatggctctcctccggcagacgccgctaatattgaaccacacgacaaagagtgcgtgcgagagagacagaaaatcagtctgagcgtgacgtcgggcgctgcgtagccactgaaaattgatttcttgcttttggctacaaaaatgatccgatctgatagatatggtcattatctatgattctgcgtttttagttttcacgaatgtgcaatattgtggatgcaacagattttcgtcttttgtgggggcggaagggggtggggcgaaattctgagatatacgttttatagtgagatctaacagaagtgcggataccaaatttggttactctagccttaatagtctctgagatttgtggatgccccagattttcgtcctttgcgggggcggaagggggtgtggcgaaatttggacacaaaacggtcaaggtccgatatcacaggagtgtggataccaaatttggttgctctggctcttataggttctgagatccttgaactcatattttgcaattggcaaaaccgaccatgaaacctgtgtgttagagagagacagagcgagaaagaatgaaattgttttcttgattctggctataatcattatacgatctggttcagattttgcactgtagaagatatggtcatcctcaccaattttgcgtttttggttttatcgtatctttaaaaatgtggatgccacagattttcgtcctttgtgggggcggaagtgggcggggcgaagttttgaaatatttttgtagcagtgacatatcacagaagtctggatccaaaacatcgttgctctagctcttatagtctttgagcactaggcgctgaaggggacggacggacggacggacggacggacggacggacagacggacagacagacagggctcaatcgactcggctattgatgctgatcaagaatatatatactttatggggtcggaaacgattccttctggacgttacacacatccacttttaccacaaatctaatataccccaatactcattttgagtatcgggtataattaactGCTTTAGAatatttttttctgttttgaaGATTTTTCCCAATCCCAGATTAAGCCACGACTTCTATTTCGTGGACGTTCGCGACCAAAGCTTCTGCTTCATTCCTCATGAAAACTAAAAATTGGATGAACGCCATAGAGAACTAAACAGAGCTAACAAAATGCCAAATGGCTTAAAAACCTAggacatttttttttttaaataattttacaTCAAAAAGCAACGAACATACGTTCGCGATCCGCGGAAATGACTAACTAACTTGGCATAACTAAAGCGTGTTAAACAAAAGACTATACTATTATCCCGATGTTGCATGACGCACAAAAAAGCTTTTCTATGGCGTGGTTGCTCATGTAGCTTTTTTAACAGAGACCAAAATTCTTTATGCTTCGCCTCTGACCACTGCAGTGTCTCTGAGAGCTCTCAGTTTGTCTGTCTTCGGCAGTCGCTTTTTCCAACTACTCCATAAGACCAAATTATACATTTTTGAGAGTGAAAATTTCGTGCTAACCATTTTCGTTTAGTAAAGAGGAAATATGGATCTACAAGGAAAATGTTTAAAAAGAATTATTTTCTGTGGCCTAACAGCAGTTTTTCACCTGTAAAAGTATTGGTTTTATACTCGTCGGAAAATGAAAATCGCGCAATTGTTTCAGACAGTTCCGGGCTTCCTttattaaaaagaaaaaaaaagaatagaCATTTTAACACGCCTGGCATCAAAATAAGTGTAATGAAAATTGGGATTTTAATACCAAAAGGATTTTTTGTGGACTAAAAATGCAATTATGTTGCTAAATGGAAAAACTACGTCTGGGATAAAAACCAgatgaaaataataatattgtGTCAAAAACAGAGTAAAATATTTCCAAAACTCATGTTACTCATATGTATATTCGCATGGTTTTTTCTGTCTTGTCAATTACCATGGTTTCCAAACACAACAATATCAAAATTGCATCATTCAAAATCTTTCATAAAGAGTCGCTTTGGTTCGTGGAGTAAACATGTTGTTTCATAGTTTTATTTAGTGTTATAGGATGAATAGAAATGGAGCGGAAAAAGATAGCTCTGGGATTCGGCTAGCGCCGCGTTTTCGTGAGCCAACGCAGCAACGATTTGATTGTGTTAgtacaacacacacacaataagCCAGGCTCCGGTTTTCACTTTCACAAAAGTTGTCCGAGTTTTAATTTTGAAATCACATAACTGGTGGTTCCGTTTTCATAATCCGTAAGATTTCttgacgaaatgaaaagtaaacgaAATGACAGAAGAACGATTCTTAATtgcaaaagaagaaaaatagATGACTTATTAAATCATTAACATAAATTTGACACCATTACCGGGACAATTTAGCGTgtgctttctttataaataGTTTTTTCTTAACCCAAACTAGAATTTGGCTCCAAAATAATTGGTAAGGGCAACAACACTTTTCGTGCTCGTGCAAACAGCTGACGCAGTCTGATTTGATTATCGGAACATGGCAAGAAATAAATGTTTACGCATAACAGCAGAAATAGAAGAATTTATTTTTTGACCATTAGCAATATAATTTGCAATATGCATGCTGATACTCACAGCTCGTCAGACATGTTAAAAACTTAGGTGTTTCATCTAGTATTTCTTGATCTTCTTAAATCACGAACTTTCTGTCGTCGTTTTGCTTCAAAAcaagcaattgaaaaaatgaaGACATTTTATCACGCTGTAAATTTACGAAGCAACCAGGTCTGTTGATTTTGTTTTTCAGAATCGATGAGAAAATGATCCATATTTTTCATTTCATacgaaatatttttaaaaacgGGAGCACctaaaaacgaaaacgaaacgttttggcTGAAACCGTAGTTCGTAAAAGTTTGGAGCCTGCTTGAATATGTTCtcacaaaaatatgtgatgcTTTTTCGTTTTCAGAGTTTAATTTAAGTTCCAGTGAGTTTTAATGTATGGGTGCACAcgcattctcacgtactttgctTGTTGTTTTATTATTGCTGGCAGCTAAAACtgaaatttttattttgtttttggtgcTGTTTCTCTTGAGGGTCTAGCGTACTTTAATGTATTGAAGTAAACGCATTATCACATTCTGCATGTATAGGTTCTACGGTTGCTGGAATTTATAGactattttatttttggtttCCGCGCTCACATACCCTTTACTTTACCATTTTTTGAGTTCGCACTTTTTGAAGATGCTTGCCCCAAAATTGCGGAAGAactgttttttttatatatgcTTAAAATGCTAGTTTTGTTAAATATAGAATATACGAATATAATGTGCAGATATACACTTGTATACATGCAATAACAAAATTTTGCATGAGGGACCAAAAGATGTTCTATGCCGTGGATTTTAATGACACCCCGTAGACAGAAGGCGCGACCATTTGTGGTCAAACTTAGCACGAAAAATGTAGTATTTCACTGGGGAAACAAATTTTCATATGCGAAGATCATTTTTCTACCGCATATATAGGGACGAAAAAACTGAAAAGCGAATCTATTCCACAACTTCAAATTTAGTCGAAAAGCTGGAAAATAATTGTGATGAATTTATTGAACCTGAAGTAAATACAACAAAATAATCAAAGCTTATCTATTAGTGCTaattgcaaaatattttcaaagTCAAATAActtttataaaaaaaattgaaaCACGCTACtggcaaaaataaaaaaaaattaaaaaaaaggatttaaatccaaaaaaaaaaaaattccagagcagaaagcagaaaaAATATGTTCCCAGCCaaaaaattaaagatattATTCATAATTTACAGCTTAGTAAGGAATTAAAAATTTTTAGCAAATTGTTGTTCAGATAGGAGCCAATCAAATCCCTCCAGCCTGGGTTTGAAAATACTGCTTTTGATtcaatttgaaattttgtttACAAATTGaatgaaaaaaatgaaattgaagTAGCGCGTATGATGTATTAAATGGCAATAAGAAGTGAGCTTCGCTATAATGAAAAGCTAGATATAATTGACGGATTCGTGCACAATGGTTTTGAACGAACTTACAAATTGGTAAgcaaatatgtatatttttatgTTATGGCGGGACCAGACTGCTTTTCCAAcagctcgaagcagcggtcggccagtttcgcttccacccacttccactggtcCCTAGTTCTTGAGTCCGCGCTGCCGTTGTCCAGGACAACAATTAGCGTTCTATCTCTGACGATCTGCGCGAACGAGTTTGGCAGTACTCTGGGGCGATTCGGTGCTGACCCAGGAGTCTCCTGCGAGCGTTGCTTTTTGGCTGAGGTGCTCCCCTCTTCGGCGCCTCTGtgccaaagttcggcagcaccttcgaggcccactcaaccttctttaGCCATTTGTCCGTtgggctggacatctggcttgcgttctgccgacggagtatgttGCCAGCACTCCTTTTGTCAGCATATGTGTATGTCTTGGCTTGGACGCTTGCAGATGGTAGCTCATCCCTCGCTactttaccagcaggcagagcagccgcaggattgcTTAGCAAAtctgccaaggtatcggtCCTGGGAGTTGATTTACCACCCACCCCGGAtccgggatgggacccctttgCGTTCTCCCTAGCGTCTTCCGCGCTGGTTTTCCCTGCTGTCTTGCGGGTTGGGCCAGGCCTTTTGGTGGTTGGGATATCGGTAGGTAATGTGTAGGGATAGAGGAGTGTGTGAGCTCTCCCTAGGGATGCCCGCTTATTCGCAGCGGGTCTGGTCATCAGACCAGAAAATAAAGAGTATGTGAGCGCGGAAAccaaaaattaaatatttcacAAATGGCAGCATCCGTAGAATTAAAATACGCTGGACCCTTAAGCGAAACAGCAataaacacaaaacacaaatttcagttctagcgtGTAAAATACGCTGGAACCACAACAGAAAACAGCAACCAAACTCTGAAAACGGAAGAGCttacaatcacatatttttgtgaGCACAAATTGGGTGCACTATATGCAAAttaataactgcggtagcggattgtgtttttaaaaagttttattttacttctaacttcactgatatagatttaagtagagggtcacaaaggattccggacaaagggtttgcgcgatcttaatttttagctcgactttgcggtgtcg contains:
- the LOC117186225 gene encoding uncharacterized protein LOC117186225; this translates as MTTTSNNTSISSSTPLMVKATVTTLPTNRKTESAMTIAASKTKRSGYISPSTSVICEEVFDDACLPSSDEIYDYATLIGIDPLKEHHLLYLAKEGLMAALPSEWKICYSEEKNGHYYHNTFTKQSQWDHPLDAVYRELVEKTRQNTGAIIPEGAMVIIDNSDDISQLDSGIRSMHCADEFFYEINSPFNSVRTQASMINSVSTHTTNFAGASVFSGGVNRFLESRTRNFGQIFNCVKNTQLENGNTNSPISMNIHLSASKLSHRMLALSRENEEKRENSDSIVEQRDGMFLLSGASGSRRFLKPRQNLEQGKIGGGTPLLCVKGILRESSVFDIHRCMDRDDPTTEFDDKKSVRFNLEEMHRMRDSPEDEFSPKLCQTKELSINLDNVEVEAGKYDDFNLDGANNMFKGEDIYNDELLHGNLKEGKCNLSRCTSGLSKSVPKTQTIEKMMACSNNPPMEHNLVDSTSVTCRSICELKEGPTTRQHKDNNDPDSEPSFVRSFIIKNSEQDALNPVSNRPFDLDELGRKHSHELELLQRKSAEVSTKNVQGLKMASKLGTLYKQTDSFLSNDEAIKREHEVRLKNLRHEYDLRFTSHQHQLEEAFESQIEKYRGKLELQLQSKRSLIISEHKARVAILQSNHSEILNELERDLHSEEEILRREQAVRLSQMRDNFAHELELEKKRFREKGEERLYEKVRCEKRLLEDKYRCLKEKYVRLKTDVRLSLERRNRRREVLAFQQNSQNNKTNATIGSETERSLSKNPIENREHHSVSYSDKAVKGSLKEKPLGLPKTQLNKQNISSKCIGQRQLKNETNTSISQSDTTLSNNYSNGRYLPVSQPTSCIGYGTVKLSGNRNSDAEVQEKNNNSNQLKELGGSRKRVFSRAKSASTSRLNSDYKYQLEHPFTPVENLRHQLRKLEDLEDQFPDHAVDATFHLRYPFTDISNDHAIEGVGSELEFFKHRIHMERDSVRRAKESLKKDRSDFRLRQRDIKQRIKTPPLLPKQWVDQHIQEEKELTEMEVNLHRTRALLGEKVIRLKHLERSLLCMYEQEKRGTNLDHKDDAATLSDLSSQSSSGFSSTDFASGADLQKRREYFQQESIEWIQNLEVLNEEICEILDILSQTQQKHHHQKSLSTMAIQFSNDLKWTHILSQQDNVTAIVSPFQASNSTSSHGISDSSGIEAVPVSQPKPTIADRLETYRQLAAGHMHGSMGGAILAANSIVSQNRRPVNYSTSLVKRSRDLRDWLRRAKTEHELLIGTGIQHGITEKTKIAGISEVNGESDYNSICN